Part of the Crossiella cryophila genome, TGCTCGACTGATCCACCACCCCACCCCTCAGCCAACCCAGGCACCCCACTTTGTTGTTCGCTGGAGAAGAACTCTCTTGCGGAGGGCGCGGAACATCCGGGATGATTCGGTCATGCTGCTGAAGCGAAAGGGCGAGTCCCGCCCAGGCCGGTGACCGGCCCCTCGTGGGTTCCCGGTCACCATTCCGGAGAAATACCCACGATTCCAGCGCTCCCCGCCATCGGATCCACGGCGTACAAGGCTGCGCGAAATTCCGCCGCCCCACTGTCCGCTGTGGACCGATGTCTTCTCCCGCCCGGCGTTCGTGTCCCACGCGACCGTCCCCGCGGGCCCAATCCACGTGGTCGCACCCCGTACCTGTCGTCAACAGAAAGGAGTCGAAACACCTTGCTGCGCCAAGGCTGGGACACAGCCGCCGCACGTTGAGATCACCTGAGGTACGCCGCCGCCAGCGTACGCACGGACTCCGTCAGCAGGGTCCGTAGCTCCTGCGGCGCAAGCACTTCCACCTCCGCACCGAGCTTGAGCAGGTCGTCATGCGCTACGGCGACCTGCTCTATCGGCATGTCCGCGACCACCCACCCACGCTCATCCGGCTCCCCCGCGCTGCCCACCACCGCCGCGGCCACCGTGTCCCCGTACACATACGCCAGCCGGGACATCCCCTTGGGTGACAACCGAACCACCGCCGTCCCCACCAGCATCTCCCGCTCGTACCGCCGAGCCCACTCACTCCAGTACACGGCCAGGTCAAAATCCCCCGGCCGCACAAACCCCTCTCCCAATCGCGTCAGCTCCAACACCTCCGCGACCCGATAGGTCCGCACCCGCCCAGGCTGCTCCACCCCCTGCGCCACCAGATACCAAAGCCCCGCCTTCACCACCAGCCCCAGCGGCTCCAGCACCCGCTCGACCTCCCGAGGCTCCCGCCACCGCCGGTACCGCACGGCGATCCGCTCGCCCTCCCACACCGCCGCCGCGATCCCACCCAGCATCGGCACCCGGTCCACCGGCCGAAACCACCCGGCCGCGTCCAGATGGAACCGCCCCCGCAACGCCTCCGCCCGAACCCGCAACTCCCCAGGCAACGCCGCCAGCAACTTCAACTCCGCCGCCGCCAGCACACCTCCGAGCCCAAGCTCCGCCGCAGGCCCCGGAATCCCGGTGAGGAACAAGGACTCCGCCTCCGCGGCGGTCAACCCCGTCAACCGGGTCCGGTACCCATCCACCAACTGGTACCCGCCAGACCGCCCGGCGTCGCCGTACACCGGCACCCCAGCCGAGGACAACGCCTCCATGTCCCGGTACACGGTCCGCACCGAGACCTCCAGCTCAGCAGCCAACTCGCTGGCCGACATCCGCCCACGCGTCTGCAGCAACAGCAAAGCCGACAACAACCGACTGGCACGCATCCCCGCAACCTACCCCGCCACGCACCCAGCACCGCCACACCACGACGGCACCAGCCACCGCGTCACGGCAGCCCGTGGCGGGTGCTCACGCAGTAAGCCTCACCTCCAAGAGTCTCCTTTCCCAACACGGTCTCCGGCACTGGGGCACCCGCGCCGAGGCCCAGTCCTATTGGGTGCCAACGCTTTCCCAGACAACCCAAGCTCCGCCCCAGTGATCTCGCCGACCACGTGCGGGCGGAATCGACCCAACCACCCGGCCAAGGCAGCACCGGTCAGACCCGGCAGCCGGGCACAACCAACACAACGCCACCCAAGCCAGGAAACCCAGCTCGACCAGGCAAAGCCGTCGAACCCGCGAAGCAACCGCTCAACCACCGCGACGTGGCTCAGGCACAAACGACCCTCAGGCACAGATGGCCCTCGGGCACAGACGACGCTCAGGCGGAGCAGCCTCGCCCAGCCGAAACAATCCGGAACAGTCCGGCCCGGACGTGCGCGGCACCCAGACCCAGCACCCGCCAGGCCACGGTCGACGGCAGCCCGCCGCCCGCACAGGTGCCATGCCCAGTTCGCATCGCACCTGTGCGAAACAGTCGCTGGTCGCATGTCGACCGCACGCCTAGCGTCACCGCCATGCGGACCTCCTTCGACAACCCAGCCAATGCCCCTGGCCCCTTCGCGAACTACTCGCAGGTCGCCCGAATCGACCTGGGCAGCGGCGCATTGCTGGTGTTGTCCGGACAGATCGCGGTCACCGATGATGGCCGGCCCCTGCCGGACCGGGACATGCGGGTGCAGGCGGAGAACGTCTTCGCCACCATCACCGCCCTGCTGGACGCGCATGGCGCGACCCTGGCCGATGTCGTCAACATCCGCTCGTACCTGACGGATATGGACGACCTGCCTGCCTATGGCGCGGTACGCCGCCGACTGTTCCCAGTCGACCCGCCCACAAGCACGACCGTGCAGGTGTCCCGGCTGTTCCGGCCGGAGGCGTTGCTGGAGGTGGATGTCATCGCGACCGTGCGAAACCCCTGAGCCGACTCGACCGCTGGAGCGCCTCGGGCAGCCACGTGGTGCCGGCCCACGTGGTGGCCACAAGCCGCGCCGGCAATCGATCAGTGGCGCGCGATCGTCACTGTCGCCTGCGGTTGACCGTCCGACCCTGGATGTCCAGCCCTGCCGGCGTTTTCACCTCCTCAACGGCAGAGCCGGACAAGTCAACCGGGTCAGTCCGGACAATCAGGCAAGCTGGGCGACGCACACCGGAACCCGACTGGGGTCTGTTCGCATCGTGTCAGATGACAGTCCACTGTGGACATATCAGCGCATTCCACCTCCAGGGAACATTTGTTGGGATGTTCGAGTGGCAACACACGCACCTGCCCGGCACGGTTGATGCTCTGTTCACTGAGATATGGGGCCGCAGCTCAGGCCCGAAGTCCCGCGACATGAGGTCACTGGGAAGAAGTTGCTGTATATGCTCGGGATGCTCAGGTTCGGCGTGCACAGCGGTCGAGTCCCGAGTCTCGGTCCGCCTGAACGCATCGTAGCGCACATTCTGATGATCGAGTTCCACCCCGTGGCACGTACGGACCAGGGGGCCTGCTGAACCAATTCGACTGCGCTGCAACAACTTCAGCGACCACAAGTATCGTGGCCACGAGTTCAGCCTACGGGCGATGCGCGCCAGATCGGCCAATCATCACCCGATCCGTTGACAACAATCGACCCTCGTCGGCACCGGCATCGATATTCCTTGCAGGTCAACGATATCTGTAAGCGGTTTCGCGCGATCATGCCCCCGGAAAGCCGGTGATTTTCCGGGGAGCCGGCGGCTCGAACGGCGGTATGCTTCGTGTGGCGCCAGCGATCCCGGCAGCGCCGCCCCTGCCCAGCATCTCCCCACACGTTCCCAGCCGTACCCGGAGGTCTGTGATCATTTTGTCCTGTTCCCCAGTCGCCACCTCGGCCTGACAGACTGGCGTGGTGGTCCAGGCAGTCAAGTCCAAGCTCGAACGGCGCGTCGCTGAGGCGGCCGTGGCGTTGCTGGCGAAGAAGAAGTTCGTCTCCCCGGTGCTCGTACTCAACCGGCTCGGCTGGTTGACCGACAGGCGGATCGACGACTGGGAACAGGGCCGGATCGGCTCACTCGCCGAAGCGATGACGGTGCCGCCGGACAAGGTGGACGCCGCACTCGGGCTCCTCGAGCACTGGGCACGGCAACAAGGTCTGACCACCGAAGTGGTGGACTACGTTGCGGCGACCCGGGATCGGCGGCCGCTGCGGTTCACTGGATCCGGTCCATCCTCAGCCGAACGCCGGTTCAGCACGCACTGGCTGGCGGCAGGACTCTCGCAGGCGCAACGGGATCGGGTGGTCCAACGCCAGAAGTCGGCACCCGATCTGGTGGTCCTGCGGGCTGAGGGTGGCTGGGTCTGCGCGGACTGCGGTGGTTCGGACACCTACCAGTTCGTCGAGGAGAACCGGCCGTACTGCCTGGAGTGCGCTGACCTGTACCACCTGGTGTTCCTGCCGGCCGGCGACGCCACGCTGACCCGCCGGGCGAAGAAGGCGAGCACGCTGTCCGCGGTGGTGCAACGGTTCAACCGGTCACGCAAGCGGTTCGACCGGCTGGGCCTGCTCGTCGAGGAGAGCGCCCTCGAAGCGGCGGAGGAGCAGTGTTTCGCCGACGCTGAGGTGCGCTCGCGGCGACGGGAGCGGGACGCGGTTCGCCGTGGCGAGCAAGACCTGGAGTTCCAGGACCGGCTCGCCGCGGAGATCCTGCGGCTGTTCCCGGGTTGTGCGCCCGCGCGCGCCGAGGCGATCGCTCGGCACGCGGGTGCGCGCAGCAGTGGCCGGGTCGGGCGGTCCGCCGCCGGCCAGGCCCTCGACGAGGGCGCGACCCGGCGGGCGGTGATCGCCTCGATCCGGCACGAGGACACCGGCTATGACGCGATGCTGATGGCCGGGGTGCCGCGAACCGTTGCCAGGGAACGGATTCGCGACACCATCGACGACGTGCTGGACCGCTGGGTCAGTGGGGTGCGCTGAACACCAGGCGCATCTCGATGTTGCGGTAGCGCCCACGGGTGAAGGCCGCGGCCATCGGCTGATTGACCAGGTCGGTGTCCGCGACCACCCTGGACGCGCCCAGTTCGGCGTGGTGGCGGGTGATGTGCGCGAGCAGGTCATGGATGTAACCGTGGCCTCGGTGCTCGGGCAGCACGCCCAGGTAGCCGACGACGGCGTTGCTCGCGTTGCGCGAAGGCAGGGCCAGACCGACCAGGTCGCCACCCGCGGTGTAGGCCAACCGCCACCACTCGCGGGGGCCGGGCATCTGGTCGCGGTAGAACTCGAAGTCGGCTCGGGCGTGCGCGTCCACACCGACCGCGGTGACACCGCGCCGGGTCTCGGTGTCCAGGCTGCCCTCGGTCAGGCGGCGGAACACCGACAGCATCACGTCGTCGTCGGGTTCGGGACGGAAGTCCAGGCGTGCGGGTGGTTCCGGCAGGCCGTCGGCCGGGGTCCACTCGTAGCGCAGGCGCTCGTTGTCCTCGCTCAGCCCGGCGCGGGCGGCGGCGGTGCGCCGCCAGTCGACCGCGGCAACGGACGCCGGGTCGGCGCGCCAGTTCAGCGGCAGCTTGAGGTGGTAGGCGGGCAGTTCCGGCGCGCCTTCGGCCAGGAACGTCTCGTGGGCCGCGTTGAGCAGGTCACCGACCAGGGTGGCGGGGTCAGCGACCGAGTGGTGCACGTACAGGTAGTCCAGGGCGAGTGGGTGT contains:
- a CDS encoding helix-turn-helix transcriptional regulator: MRASRLLSALLLLQTRGRMSASELAAELEVSVRTVYRDMEALSSAGVPVYGDAGRSGGYQLVDGYRTRLTGLTAAEAESLFLTGIPGPAAELGLGGVLAAAELKLLAALPGELRVRAEALRGRFHLDAAGWFRPVDRVPMLGGIAAAVWEGERIAVRYRRWREPREVERVLEPLGLVVKAGLWYLVAQGVEQPGRVRTYRVAEVLELTRLGEGFVRPGDFDLAVYWSEWARRYEREMLVGTAVVRLSPKGMSRLAYVYGDTVAAAVVGSAGEPDERGWVVADMPIEQVAVAHDDLLKLGAEVEVLAPQELRTLLTESVRTLAAAYLR
- a CDS encoding RidA family protein, producing MRTSFDNPANAPGPFANYSQVARIDLGSGALLVLSGQIAVTDDGRPLPDRDMRVQAENVFATITALLDAHGATLADVVNIRSYLTDMDDLPAYGAVRRRLFPVDPPTSTTVQVSRLFRPEALLEVDVIATVRNP
- a CDS encoding DUF2293 domain-containing protein; protein product: MVQAVKSKLERRVAEAAVALLAKKKFVSPVLVLNRLGWLTDRRIDDWEQGRIGSLAEAMTVPPDKVDAALGLLEHWARQQGLTTEVVDYVAATRDRRPLRFTGSGPSSAERRFSTHWLAAGLSQAQRDRVVQRQKSAPDLVVLRAEGGWVCADCGGSDTYQFVEENRPYCLECADLYHLVFLPAGDATLTRRAKKASTLSAVVQRFNRSRKRFDRLGLLVEESALEAAEEQCFADAEVRSRRRERDAVRRGEQDLEFQDRLAAEILRLFPGCAPARAEAIARHAGARSSGRVGRSAAGQALDEGATRRAVIASIRHEDTGYDAMLMAGVPRTVARERIRDTIDDVLDRWVSGVR
- a CDS encoding GNAT family N-acetyltransferase, translating into MKFRSIAAADFARIPHRTVPFDWATAVQYDERRTAGQYRPQWTWLAEDGDRVLARAMWWGFGDGEHPLALDYLYVHHSVADPATLVGDLLNAAHETFLAEGAPELPAYHLKLPLNWRADPASVAAVDWRRTAAARAGLSEDNERLRYEWTPADGLPEPPARLDFRPEPDDDVMLSVFRRLTEGSLDTETRRGVTAVGVDAHARADFEFYRDQMPGPREWWRLAYTAGGDLVGLALPSRNASNAVVGYLGVLPEHRGHGYIHDLLAHITRHHAELGASRVVADTDLVNQPMAAAFTRGRYRNIEMRLVFSAPH